The DNA segment GGGATAGCGATTTTGATACAGTGTGCGGCCTGCGTTTAGGCGCCGATGATTACCTGAGCAAAGAAGTGAGTTTCCCCCATTTGACCGCTCGCTTAGCCGCGCTGTTTCGCCGCTCTGAGTTAGCCACCAGTCAAACGCCGCAGGAAAATTTACTGGAGCGCGGGCCGCTCACCATCGACGCCAATCGGATGCAGGTTTCTTGGAACCAGATCCCGATTGAACTCACAGTTACCGAATTTTGGATGGTGCACGCCTTGGCCAAACACCCGGGGCATGTCCGTAGCCGTCATGAGCTGATGCAAGAGGCGAAGATTTTTGTCGATGACAGCACTATCACCTCCCATGTGAAGCGCATCCGTAAGAAGTTTATGGCCGCCGCGCCCGAATTTGATTGTATTGATACCGTTTACGGCATGGGCTATCGCTGGGACAGCCTAGTCTAAACCATGCCAAGTAGCAGATTAGCCAGCATTCTATGACACGTTTTCCCTTCGGTCTTCGCACTAAAGTTATTGGCCTTAGCCTGTTTTTACTCTGCCTACCTTGGCTGGGGTACCAATATGTGTGGGAGATGGAAAAATACCTGCGCCACGGTCAGGAACGCACCTTGGAGGGCACAACTCAAGCCTTAGCGACCGCCTTACATGAGCGGCCCAAGCTGTTCGACGGTCAGGCCAGCTTTTTAAAGCAGGTTGAAAAGAGTCGCGATCTCTATGCTTACCCCCTCGCGGGCGCGATCCTGCTCGATGGCAAACTCAATGAATGGCAGGAATATCAGCACAGATTTATCCAGTACGGCGAGGCGAATCTCATCATGCGCGCCGATCCCAGTACGCCGCTCACCTTGAGTTTTACCCATATGGTGGGTCAGTACGATGGTTATCTGTATGCCTTTTTTCAGGTGGTCGATCCCAATGTGGTGTTTCGTGGCAAAAATGCCTTAAGCGTTGATAGAAACGATCACCTGTCGATTGCGACCCTTGCCCCCGACAATAAATTTAAACGCTATATCGTGGCCACGACTCAGCCTGGCTGGATCAGTGCCTTCGAGCTGCCCGCCAACCCTAAGCAAACCGTGCCCGTGACGCCCGAAGTCCGGATTCAAGGACAATGGGCCACCACGGATGTGGGCTACAATATCGAACTGCGTATCCCTTTAGATATGGTGGGCAGTAAACTCGGATTTGCGATTTCCGATGTCAACGACAGCAAGTACCGCGATATCACTGCCGTTGTCGGCACCTCCGCCTTAGATACCGTCGATAAACTGGGTACAGTCTTAGTGCCATCACCCGAAATT comes from the Shewanella mangrovisoli genome and includes:
- the pdsR gene encoding proteobacterial dedicated sortase system response regulator yields the protein MKRIAIVEDEAAIRENYKDVLQQHGYSVQTYADRPSAMLAFNTRLPDLAIIDIGLGNEIDGGFMLCQSLRAMSNTLPIIFLTARDSDFDTVCGLRLGADDYLSKEVSFPHLTARLAALFRRSELATSQTPQENLLERGPLTIDANRMQVSWNQIPIELTVTEFWMVHALAKHPGHVRSRHELMQEAKIFVDDSTITSHVKRIRKKFMAAAPEFDCIDTVYGMGYRWDSLV